GTTGAAGGGTAAGCCAATAGATGCCGCGGTCGATAATCGGGTCATCTGGGGTGAGCTTCAAGAAACACTGGAGTATTGAAGCGGTCACAAAGGCGTCTCCCTCTCCGAAGTACCAATAAATATCCGATTCCGATTTCCAATAAGCGTTTACTCCCGAGCCTTTCACTACTTTTTTGAGATCATTGAGTATTTCCAAAGCCTTGTCATTTGCGCCGATGCGAATGAGGGATTTGATCAGGTAGGTCTTGCCGGTGTTCGAAAGCTCGTCCTCGCGGTCATAAAGCCGCAGAATAGCTGAGGTGTAGGTCTGGGGGTCTCTATCAACTAGCACGTTTAGCGCGCGGGCTTTCTCATGGAGATTCCATCGCATTTTCGCCACTGCAATCTCATATTGCCACTTCTTTTTGAACTTACTTTTAACCGGCGGATTGACGTCAATTTGCTTCGTTAGGCGGGCGAGAGTTTCCATCCCACGACCAAGACTGTATCGGTCGATAGTGAAGCCAGCGCGTTCGGCATTCGTGAGGGCTTGGATGACGTAGGCGGTCCAATAGGTATCAGTTTCGCTGTAAGTACCCCATCCCCAGCCGCCATCGTAGCCTTCCATCCCACGTATTCGTTTAATTGATACCCGAACCGCTTCCTTCAGCTTTGCTTCGAATTCCGGTCTTTCGAATTTCATCGAATTTATTGCATCGAGTAGGGCAAGGTTGGCATAAACAGGGCTGGTTGTCTGCTCGATACAACCATAGGGATAGGCATATAAAGCATCCGCGGCATCAAATGCCAGCGATAGCAGAGAAGGAGCCAGGTGCAGCTCATAGTGATTAATCCGAGGGTTGCTGTCGGAGGGAATTTCGAACGTTCCGCTTGCGCCCGTCGGCGTTATACCTGTATTTACCTTGAAACGCATATTAGAGTATGGCTGAACTTGGAGTGGCAGTTGCATCGAGTCGTCATACGGGTCACTTTGAGCAGTGAATGTGATGATCGCCGGCCCTGTTGCCGTTGCAGTCGTTGGCCAGTCAATGCGTTGATCACTGCCGGGCGAAACGGTGAGAGTCTGTTTTAATGGCGCATTAAGCTTGAGGTTATCGCCTTCCATTGCGATTTCAATATCAACCGTTATCGGGCTAGGAGTTGTGTTGCGAATAACACCAATCACGTGGAACTCATCGCCCTGAACGACGAAACGAGGTAGTTCCAACTGGGCAATAAGAGGTTTGTTGGCTTTGATACTCTTCGTTGTCTGACCGACCGCAGTATCAGAGGTGACTGCGCGCACTGTTGCCCGCCATTCGGTCAGGTTATCGGGCAAAGTAACGGATATCTGGGCGCGGCCTTCCTCGTTTGTTAGGGCAGTCGGCGTCCAAAAGGCTGTGTCTTTGAAATTCTTCCTGACATCGCGGCTTATCTTAGATTCTTTAACTCTGGCAAGACGCGTTTTGACGAAGTACTCGAGTGATGGCGAGATCGCTGTGGAGATGCGATTATACTGCGGGCCATAGTAGAACGTTCGTATATCCGTTGCGCGGTCTCTGGCGAGGGCGTAGATCGCTTCGTCCACTACGCCCATGCTGACTTCCGCTGAGACTGGGCTGCCGGTTAGGTCACGGGTTTCAATTGTATAAACAGCGGTTTCGCGGGGCAGATATTCAGGTTTATCTGAAGTGACGGACACATTCAGAAGCCTGGTTGGCGAATGGACCATTACTAATTGAACTCGTTGAGCCAGTTTCCCATTTTTAACATAACCGGCCCATATGTAGATATTAGGAAGAAAACGGTTTTCAATCGGAATTTCAATAACCGCTTCATGGTTGTGTGTTTTTACGATGCGGCTTTCAAAATTGGCATTTCCTTCAAGCGAGAACCACACATCAGCGCTCTCTGGGGCGGTTTTGATGAGTATTCGCAGAGGCTCTCCGACTTTCAACTCTTTGCGGTTAACGATGACATCCAGACCGTGACTCTCATCAGCCCACGCAAGTTCACCCTGGTCGCCGGTTACCCAAAGGTAATCATTACTAGTTGATTGACGCCCGTGCCCATCCGTGATAGTGGCGAAAATACGATAACTGCCCGCTTTTCGCGGCGTAAAGGCGATACGATATTTACCATTAGTGTCGGTTGTAACCACAGAGGGTGTATTGGCTCTAGATCGCTTTTCGACCCACTTATTCTTTTCTTTCGCCCACCAGGTTCGGTAGACATCCACATGAACTTGAGCGGAAATTGGTTGGGATGGAATCGCGTTATACGAACGCACTAGAATGCCCACCGTTTTATCGGGAGCGATTACGTAATCTTCAGTCGAAAGAACGACAAATCGTTGAGCAGGCAGGATTGAAGCCGAGGCTGTGTCGTCTTTTTCTCTTCCAGCCACATCCTTCAACGTCACATTGACTTCCATCGTGACTGGCCTTGTGTAGGTATGGCCTTTAAACCGTGAGGGTAGCTGAATGAGAGCGATTCCGTCTGCGTTGGTGGTGGCTTTACCTTCTAGGCGCACTTCGCCATATCCACCGTCACCATAATCTGACTCGTCATCAGTAGAGGGTGTTTCCCAGAACGGAGCGTTTGAATCTTCAACCGAACGCGGCGCAAAAGAAGCCCAATCGCTATAACTTTCGCGAACATAGGCATACCATTCGACTACTGCTCCTTTTACCCCGCCACCAAAGTAGTATTTGGCTTCAACTCTTGCCACCAGCGGATCGCCCGTGATCACCATATTCGGAACCATCGTCACATCGAGACGATATTCCGGTTTGCGATATTCCGAGATAGAGAAATAGGCTTGGTTTTGGATTTGGTTAAATTCAGCGGTTACCGAATATTCCCCAACCGCCCCTTTATCAGGCAGCTTGAGTTCCGAATTAAAAGTTCCATTAGAATTTGTCGTAAGAGACTGTTGATAAATCACAACATCGGAGTTATCTTTAACCGTCAAATCGACTTTTTCGTTGGGCGCGTTTTGGTAATCGCCATTCTGAACGTGGCGAGCGATGCCTTTTATATAGACTGTTTGACCGGGCCGATAGATGGGACGATCCGTGTAAAGGTAGATCGAGGTTGGATTGAACGCGCTGTTTTCGTATAAATTGAGCACGGAGTAGTGCTGTCCTATACGAGCTTCAACAGTACGCGATTTCTCAGACAGCTTCAGTTCTTGAAGTCCATTGCTGTCCGTAATGCCGGATTGTACGCGATATCCTTCGGAGTCTATATATGAAATAGTCGCATTCGTGACAGGCTTGTTCGTAATTCGGTCGACAACCCAAATAACTGCGCCGCCTGCTTTCCCTTTGGCAACCAAGCCAATATTGCTAATCCAGAATTCCGTTTCAGCTTTAGCTTTCCCGAGGCCAGCATAAACTTTGTACCATCCAGGCTGATTCACAGGGACTACAAATTCGCTCACCGTGTAAGTTCTTTTACCTTTTGAACGCAATTTCGGATTAAGTGTTGCGACCAGCTTCGGTTTGATTTTACTTTTCCCGATCTGAGTGGCAACATCGGTTGGAAAGTAAAAGACTTGTACCGATAGCTTTCGCGCCTGTCCTCCAAAACCAACGGTTATTTTGGGCTGTTCGGTAGTTGTGAATACAGGTTTTGAGGAGCGAAGCTCCCAATAATCGGATTGAGAAAAACAACAAGAAGCAAATAATAGCCAGGTTAAAAGCAAAGCTCTTCTCATAGCGCACCATCCTTCGATTGGAAAAGAATCTTATATAAAGAATATTAGCGAGTAACTTTAAAGATTCCTGCAAAGAGACAGATTATTTAAGACTTTTTTTGGAGCTGAGTTTAAGTTAGCAGAAGACGTAAAGTT
The window above is part of the bacterium genome. Proteins encoded here:
- a CDS encoding alpha-2-macroglobulin family protein; the encoded protein is MRRALLLTWLLFASCCFSQSDYWELRSSKPVFTTTEQPKITVGFGGQARKLSVQVFYFPTDVATQIGKSKIKPKLVATLNPKLRSKGKRTYTVSEFVVPVNQPGWYKVYAGLGKAKAETEFWISNIGLVAKGKAGGAVIWVVDRITNKPVTNATISYIDSEGYRVQSGITDSNGLQELKLSEKSRTVEARIGQHYSVLNLYENSAFNPTSIYLYTDRPIYRPGQTVYIKGIARHVQNGDYQNAPNEKVDLTVKDNSDVVIYQQSLTTNSNGTFNSELKLPDKGAVGEYSVTAEFNQIQNQAYFSISEYRKPEYRLDVTMVPNMVITGDPLVARVEAKYYFGGGVKGAVVEWYAYVRESYSDWASFAPRSVEDSNAPFWETPSTDDESDYGDGGYGEVRLEGKATTNADGIALIQLPSRFKGHTYTRPVTMEVNVTLKDVAGREKDDTASASILPAQRFVVLSTEDYVIAPDKTVGILVRSYNAIPSQPISAQVHVDVYRTWWAKEKNKWVEKRSRANTPSVVTTDTNGKYRIAFTPRKAGSYRIFATITDGHGRQSTSNDYLWVTGDQGELAWADESHGLDVIVNRKELKVGEPLRILIKTAPESADVWFSLEGNANFESRIVKTHNHEAVIEIPIENRFLPNIYIWAGYVKNGKLAQRVQLVMVHSPTRLLNVSVTSDKPEYLPRETAVYTIETRDLTGSPVSAEVSMGVVDEAIYALARDRATDIRTFYYGPQYNRISTAISPSLEYFVKTRLARVKESKISRDVRKNFKDTAFWTPTALTNEEGRAQISVTLPDNLTEWRATVRAVTSDTAVGQTTKSIKANKPLIAQLELPRFVVQGDEFHVIGVIRNTTPSPITVDIEIAMEGDNLKLNAPLKQTLTVSPGSDQRIDWPTTATATGPAIITFTAQSDPYDDSMQLPLQVQPYSNMRFKVNTGITPTGASGTFEIPSDSNPRINHYELHLAPSLLSLAFDAADALYAYPYGCIEQTTSPVYANLALLDAINSMKFERPEFEAKLKEAVRVSIKRIRGMEGYDGGWGWGTYSETDTYWTAYVIQALTNAERAGFTIDRYSLGRGMETLARLTKQIDVNPPVKSKFKKKWQYEIAVAKMRWNLHEKARALNVLVDRDPQTYTSAILRLYDREDELSNTGKTYLIKSLIRIGANDKALEILNDLKKVVKGSGVNAYWKSESDIYWYFGEGDAFVTASILQCFLKLTPDDPIIDRGIYWLTLQREGRMWVSTNDTAQVVRAIALYSRIRGQKPFLGNASIMLNGQVVKEINFTPDSAFQAEQVIVADKILLKEGQNQWGFNLNGEGTMRYASLARYSIPIEQNVQEVHGLRIERTYLKQIHIPVKQGKGRDAYIDETFKFVPFSGQAKAGDEIAVKIVVNSATKLRHVLIEDPIPAGLEPINEEESRYMYEGLRPDYSSDEMLYGYAQIEYHDDRTAVLVETLPEGKQVYYYLLRAVTPGIFRAAPTKAYQMYMPDWRGSGRSNRLTVQK